The genomic DNA GCTCCTCGCGACACTTCATGGTCTTGTTTTTGCAGAAGAGATCCACCACCAGGTTGTCGTCCAGCCCGCTCACCGCACACTCGTAGAAGGTCCCGTTGAGCAGGGCCACACACAGCCACATGATGGGCGCCACGCACGCCCCCGTGAAGATGCTCGTGAAGGCTCGGAGGCAGCCGAAGCAGTTCCCCCGGGGACACAGCTTCATGGGATTCAGGCAGCAGCCGGTGTAGAGCCTCCACAGTTTGGTGCTGAAGAACAGACCCAGGAGCAGCAGCACCGCCGCCGGGCCCAGCAGGAAGGTCAGCCCGTAGGCAAAGTTCTGGTCGTGGTTGCAGGGACACTGAAAGGAGACCAAAGTGAAAATCCGCTCCCCGCCTATCGTCAACAGAGCCATGAAGCTGTAGCCAATGGTGGCTTTCTGGTTCAAGAAGAACCTCAGGACAGTCTGGAAGTTATCCATGGTGTCAGGGGGGAGCTTCTGCACACGCTCCaccaggaaaaacaaaaacaaagaaaagcacaaaaacaggGAGAGAAAAGTTAGaaagctgagtgtgtgtgaagctggCGGTCGCTCCCCGTCTGCTGTTCCCTCACAGCTCAAGACCAAACACATCCAGCCCCTCCCTTTGGCTTTCTGTTCCTCTCCTCAGGCTCCTCCTTTAGTCTATCTGACGCTCCCTCCACACATCTGCTCCTTCTCCATGGAGGGAAACTCTCCACTACTGGTGGGAAAGACCGTAAAACTATGCAAGTTGTCTCCTCCCTTCCACAATATGATCCCTCTTCATGCTTCCCCTCTCCAGATCTAGCCTCGGGGAAGCTTTGTTAACCAAAAACCTGCTGATCGACTTTATGAGTCTGGGGCCGGGAATGCAGTCAGTCGGAAAACGACTTCATGCTGGTAAAAACAAACGTGCAAAAAAACACCTCGAAACAGGCGTCATGCGTCTGTTTTTTAATCACTgtcatgcaaacattttttgaatctttaatgagaaaacatgcaaacagaagAGACATTCGGTTAATTCAAAACATTCAGTAAATCATGCAGAAGCAGAACATTCAGACGGTTGAAGCGGTTTTCTGTAGAGAACATACCAttgttacagagacagagacagacagtcagctgcagcagaaggagaggagtgaggaagTGATCACATCCTCatcgtgttttttttactttccattACAACGAGAGTGACGACTCACGCTCACACAAGCAGAAACGTCgtacagagaggagaggggaaacaTACACCAAACACCCTCAAACAACATGTGCAGCATGTTTAAAGTCTCagtttctttgtctgacttttTATTCTGACTGTGTTCACATCATTTAATGAACAAACTGATTTAAACACAGATGCTCTCATGTTGaaagtatgcatgtatgtatgcagGTGTGGTGCAACGGTGCACAGGAAGTGGTCAGGCTGTAGAGATTGCACTTCCTggacaagcacacacagaaatggtaaaaaaaaacagatttggtACAAGTCAATCTCTGCCTTTAAACGgactgttgtttattttatgtgtatgatattctctgtctttttattaCCTGCCTGTCTGCATTAATACAACTAAACCAGTGTCAAGcgttttaaaatctttatatacaaaacaacatttttgctgatgtcttaaaaacatctttgtcaTGGCTATGAATATGCCAGCAGCTCcccttgtttctttttcctttccccctgtctgcctgtctgtctctctgagtgtgtgtgctctgtgttcaTGCTTTACCCTCTGTTATTAAGAgacatgccacacacacacataggcctgaaacgaacacacactcaaacaggaCCCATGGACATGTATTACtgcagagatgtcagagtgacaggGCTGCTTACAGGAAGTGCtacagtactcgggaagtgaccaGGCACCTCTCCATCAACCGGGACAATTTCCATACTTTGATCCATAGCAGGAATTGaaccgctgtgtgtgtgcgtgcatgtttgactttttgtgtgtgtggagctcctgctgtgctgcGCTTCTTCAATGCTGagacacaatgtgaattcacagactgggaaatTAACTTTACACCATCACAGAATCAACATGAATGTACTGACGTCTGAGCTTAGTTACTTAGTTTTACTTTTGCGTAAACACAGTGCTTCTATCTGCCACGCTCACACCCCTACCCTGCCCTGGTAAGCCATCCTCCCCTTCCCTCTTCAACCCTCCAGAATTCATTCATCCATCTCCCCTTCTCCGCAATAAATCGGTCAAACTAGTCTTTTTCTGTTGTGCTCATCTTTCTTATGGGGTCCCCCAGAGGTCTATTTTGGGTCCCCTCTTATTCACTGTTTACATGCAAATCCACTCTGTATATATTCCTTATTGTCTTCaatatttcttgtacttattgctttatatGTTTACATTCCTATTTTTATGTATATCTTGATTGCacattactatatttctactgctgtGTTGTGTAACCACCGAATTTACATCTCCTGTTCTCTGCCCCACAGCCTGAGACAGACAAAAGCAGGAACCGAAGTTTGGTTCCTCCTCcacattttaatgcatttcaGCAAAAAGCTGGAGAGAGAATCTGTGTGAAGAAGTGGGGGGGATTGTTTCTCTTCTTGTATTTAAGAGTCTTGATAACCTCTTTTCACTTTTGCACTTCTTGTTTTGAGGATTTTTATTCGACTTCACATTGCACTGGTTGTCCTCTCTGCCATTAGCCTCATTAATGTCATTGTCCAGAAGGCATGTAGTCATTACTCAATTTGCTCTTTTCATTGTCTTGACCGGGTCTCTCTGGAGATTGATTGAACCCCATGTCTGAATTAATGTCAAATCATTTGTACTGATTGTCCTGAGACACCTTCACCACTTGTTGTCGTCACTGTTTCACATCCAGATGGTGTTTAGTCGTTACACTCTTTGCTCTTTCAAAACGAACAATCCAAAAAATGATGGGGCACAAGACGTTATAAACATTTATAGACATACATTCTGacactttttttgtaagaaatgtaaaaaaaaaaagtttaatagtTTGAACATTATTACATTCTTGGTACATGGTTGTTGTAAACATGAGGCGGACAGTTGTTGTTCAGGTTTTCAGTGGTTAGTTTGTGGTAACACAACAAAAGTGTTTCTGTGCTTTGTTTACCTTCTTTCTTCTTAAATATCAACCAGAACATGTGGTCAGCTGGGTTTAATAAGTGATAATTGTTTTTAAGAATTTTGTTCTTCCAGGTGTGACGGTCACTGCCTTATCAGGATGTAACTAATTGATTCTGTCCCCCCTAGTTCTAGTAGAGGTGGATGGTCCAATCGAGGGCACCTGGGTCTGTGTCTGGCAGGGCATAAAAGCCCCACCCCAGGGTagattctccctctctctctctctctctctggtctaaACTTTGACTTATTCGTTTGTGCTATGGTTGTGGCTGGttgtaaataaatcattgtttccTCAACTTGGGCTGTTCTGTTTCGTATTTGTCATGGCCATGGAGCCAGGTTATGACACAGGTTAGTTTTACTGATCGTACTTTACATCTGTCAGGACACCCCGCCACTGACATTTTCCAAAGTTGTTATTCAATCAGTGCATGCCTGAAGATCGCACTGGTTGCACAATATTAACAtcatcaaccccccccccccccccccccccccccccatccccccttcACTCGCTCTCAGTGAATTCTTCTGAATATGCATTCACATAACAGCTCACACCGAATTTATGCGGTGGCTTTCATCGAAATATCCAGATAAAGTTTAAAGTCTAGATGAAAAGAAGCTTTAGGTGAGGGGTCGAAAGGTTGATTTTCCACTCCTTTAAAGCCTTTATGATCGCCACGTCTATTACATTCATATCATGAAGAGGGCGATGATAGCCATCTCACACACGGtcattattaaaatatttagaaaaataagATCTTTTTCAAGTATTTCTGTGTgaattttaagttttttttatttacagaccAGACCAAtggttctttttttcccttggTCTCCCGCTTGTTTGTATCTAAGAAAagggcgcccccccccccccccccccccccccaggatgcaatgaaaagaaagtgagttgctataaaaaatgaaaatcaactGAACTAATTTCATTAATAAAATCCCATCAGATTGGGTCTGGATAAACCTCAGAGTAGACAAAGCCTCACCCTGAGATCTACTCCAGGGGGACTCAGACCCCAGGTGGAACatctcctcacacctcctcacacCCCTATCTGACCTTCATCTACAAAACCCAGAACAGGAGGGTTGATACCGCCATGGTCCGAGTCAACCGACTTCATTGAAGCCATCCTCATCAGCGAGTCGTCGACCTCCGGCTTTCTCTCCACGTAGCGGTGCAAGGTGCTGTAGTAGTGGTCTTTGTTGCTGAACTTGTACAGGGAGGAGATCTTCTCCCAGTCCTTATTGGAGGGGGTTTGGATGTCTTCAGGCGGCGTGCGGTTGAAGAAGCTCTTCAGGTTCCTCTCAGCGAGCTCCTTGGCGTGTTTGGCCGAGAAAGAATCGATCATGCAACTCTCCTCCTGAGCGTACATCCTCCAGAACTTGAGCTGCAGGTAGCTGATGGGGGAGGCGCAGCGAGCCATGCAGCCGAGCAGCAGGTTGGACAACATGATGGAGGCGATAAGAAGCCAACCCATAATCTGTggacaacagaaacacacagaagaggGTTTTCATCGGTTTAAACACTCGATATTTAAAATGCCGCTTATTTTCAACCATTAATTAGCAGcagatcaaaatgttttattcaggtTTGTATGATAACTGTGTCAGTGCTGAGGATGTCCTGTGCAAGCAGCAAAACCCAAAGTTAACACTGAAgaaccaaaaactgcagttcattgagtgtccactagaggctgtctccaGAAGTGAGTCactccccatagagccccatgttaaaatgttcaactctacagcaggaataaacatgttttcagcctcgtacaaaaaaacagttttggtcctAGAACTTTCTCTTTTACACGTCCACTGTACCGGTGAGtttttatacaactcacctgttgaAAGTAGGCGTATATGGGTGTATGGActctttgattgacaggtgggggCTGCTAGCagtctgctaggtgtcacttcagcttattcaaataaaaaagatgttcttcagaaatgttttcttccaGCTAACAAACACTGATGCTCCGTATCAGTCGGGTCATACTCAAAGAAGAAGACCTTGAATTTCCAGTCCAGATGCATTTTAGGTAAAATTATTTCTAGTTGAAGCAAACATGGTTTCATGTTGTCTCTGGCTGGGTCTCAATTGGGGGCTTGTATCCCTTTAAAGGGCACATTTGAAGACCAATTCAGTCACATTGGCACGGTGAAGGCTGTCCCATTTCAGAGGACGACAAACACGACCTTCTTTTCCTGCCCAACGAGCGAGCCATCCAGTGCATCCTTTGTGCCCTAAGATTTGTTGCGCACCACTTCAAACAGACTCTGAAGCAGCCGAGTCAGACACTTTTAAACGTGAGTATCTAGTTTCAACTCAAAGAGGACTTGAATCTTCACGTTACCTTCAGAATGATTTGTTAATGTCAGTTCTGTTATGTACAGATTGTGAATAAGCAATTTCTTAATAATTCATAGTGGAGAAATGAAAGGTCagatcaggggttcccaaagtGTTTTAGCACGTGACCCCTCAAAATAAGGGTGTCAGAGGGGACTcccactgtccctggaggtggttaaggCATACAACTTTGCACAcagccacacatacacacacacaagcaggccTATCAAACCGTGGTAACACGAAAAGAaaataacagcaaaaaaaaaatgatgctatataggctacatgtttattgtaagaaaggctTGAAGCAGAATACAAAAGTCCATGTTTAGACTTTTAGTACTGAGAGGACATATAAgcttaataaataaacacacaggtgtgttcatctttATGAGTAAAGATCAGACACCTAAACTtacatttgaagtatttttacacattcatatcatttttcatttcacttagtgacatggttttatttttaaagtacaCTATTTTTGTATCTATTTCTAAAATCACTTTCACTGATGTGTAAACTTGTTCGTTTTTACTGTGGTGAATATCACAGGACTTACAGGAGTTATTCAACTATActtcatcttcctttttttaaattgtgcaaTAACCCTGAATAGACTTCATTGAGTTCTTTTATTGATTCAGGTCTCACTTGGCACTTGCCTCCGTTTTATTTTGGGGGATGATTCACAACTTCGGGTATCTATTTTACAATAAATCATTGTCTTGCTGTGATCAGGTGTACTTGTTGTAAGAGGGAAGTTTCGGTGTATTTAGGGAGCACTGACCTGAGACTGAGCCCTGAGGGTGAGCAGCACATCATCCTTGTCCGCGTCCGGGACCCCGCTGATCGCCCTCCCGCAGGGGAACCTGAACAGCTCCTTCTGACACTGCTCCGCGGACGGTTTCCCTGCGCACAGGCGCGCTTTGGAGGCGTTCACCCCGGTCATCGCGCACTCAAAGTAGTTCCCGTTCAGCAGAGCCACGGCGATCCAGGAGGACGGGGCCACCAGCGCGGTGGTGCTGATCTGGAACAGGATGGTCCCGGTCGCGAACAGCTTCCTCCAGCCGCACGACCGCTCCTTGCGCCGGCAGCACAGACCCGTCAGCAGCTTCCACGTCTTCTTACTGATGATGTAcccgagcagcagcagggccAGCGCGGGCACCAGCAGGAACACGATCCCGTACACAAAGTTCAGCTCCTGGCTGCAGGGACACTTGAACACCACCGAGGAGAAGATCTGCTCCCCCCCGGCCGTGAGCAGAGCCACCATCCCGATCCCGAGGTTGGTCTGCTGGTTTGCGATGTTCAGAACAGTCTTAAACTTGTCCATCACCGCGCTTATTGTCTCACTGTTTTTAACGGTCTCACTTTCACTTCCACTATGATAGACTTTGACTTTGTTGACTCGTCATCGATCATACACTCACCTCAATTCACTTCAAATAataaggcaagtttatttatgtcgcacatttcaacaacaaggcaattcaaagtgcttcacacaggaCATCAAacgcatcatgacagaggaaagaaaagaaacattaaaatagaacatttaaaaaaaaacaaaaatcactggaattattaaatctgaacatatgttcaaataaaaacaattcaaatgaaattaattgaaataaataaagtaaaactgtaaaaagagttaaaagttacagtgcagtgAGTTaaaatttataaaataaatgaaattgaatcaaatttaagaaataatattaatatttgacTAATTGGTGGTGTTGTGATAATAGCCTAATAGTAGGCCTAATGAAatttaactgaaataaaataattcaaataaacatTCACTTACAGATAAAAGTTTATCTTACTTTCGTAACCTTgacctgtgtgttgttttatgtgccgaaaaatagaaaaacaagccTAAAAAAAGCACTAACAATTATCTCATATTATGAATCCACACATTTTGAAAGTGAAAGTAAGCTAAAAGTTTCTTCCTGTAACTTGTCATAAACAGGGTGATTACATTTGTGATTCAGTAACGTGTAGCTACAACTGTAGGATATAAATATGAGATTGTCACTGCACAGAGTTAATATTAAACCGTTACAGGCGGGCTTGTATGGACTTCTGGACCTCGAGTCTCTGCTTTATAATTTCCCTATAACCTCATAAAAAGTGCAACACAATAAGATGCTTCAGTAACGGGAAGCAGAATATCTTATACCCCTATATCAGTGGGTTTCAAATGGTCTAGTTGAAGGATGAACCATCATCTCCTGTGACATTTTGCAACCCAAATTTCAGCTATATAGGctattttttaaccaatcagatttattttatgaaaaGAAGTTTGTCGTTTAGACCTCAGATGGCACATAACAtgagacagaacaaaacaaacacgtttatttttaaaagtttaaagatatattttgaCCCAATTATTTTCCAGACACACCTTGGCGACCTTAAAatggtcctgacccaccagttgagaacctctGATCTATATCTAAGATCTTAAATAGAATggaatagaatataatagatgtttattgccatttgcacaggtacaggacagtacaggtacattggaattcttgtgcgtttctccctgagtcagcttctacaaaaaaagttaaaattatatataaaatagaatagcattgtaagaaaaaaagagttgaaaagtacaaaaaaagtaaaagtaaaaataaataagttgtagtaacagctaagtgatttaaaataaactgtacagaagctatatactgtattaaagcaaagatatattccaaaaaaaataacaaggggaacactgtacaatgagatgaaaatataaataagttctaaatataaataataaataataaataataaataataaataatgaataataaataataataataaataataaataaatatttataaataagtaaataataaatataaataagtaaataattaataataaataaataataataataaataaataaatataaataagtaaataatatGATTCGTCTTTTATTATTTggaacctaaaaaaaaaatacacgtATGAATTATCCACACAACATTGAAATTGGAAATGTGGAATAAACCTGATGCTCCgtttaaccatagactgtaccGCTGTACTGTTACCACGTAGGCTACATTTTGTGCGTTACTTATTCTAACCAGCTGGGGGCGGTGTGGCGCTTTAACTCGTTGGTTGCACTCAGTTACGATCCAGCGAAGAAGAATCTGTTTAGAGCGGACCAGACAGATTTCTGCTAGCTATCTTCTGTGTGAAACACAGAGATTACACGCTCAgtatcatttttaaagtttcttcCGCAGAAAAATTAGTACTTTAATCCACTCAAATACTGAACAGAATCCCCGAGATTCCCCGCTGTCCTTGAAAAGGCTCCAGAAATGGCAGAAAACACAGGTGAGTGTGTCGGCTAACGCTAGTTGAGTTAGCAGTGGTCAAACTGAAGCTAGCGTTGACTCCTTGATGAGAAGCACTTTGTTATGCAGACTATCAGATTAATTACAGGTGTCTGTTCTTTGAAGAGAACCCTCCTTTGCTTCAGTCAGAGGAGCGGGAGCTGGTTCTCTGCTCTGTAGCTTCACTAACATCCCGACAGAGTCTGCGTTAGCATAGCCGGGCTGCATGTTGTCTGAGGACACGCTTCATTCACAAATGACGCATTTATTGGAAAACTAAACACAAATTACGCGATCATAACTTAAGACTGGTGCTGTTAACTTCTTCATCCTGCTTTTAAAATAACCCGTGATACATTTAAAACGTGTTATTCCCCGCGATTCTGCGTGGAAAACGTTAACAAACATCAACagtttaatatgtttttatagatttgagatgtttcagtggatttcttcttctgcaggtttaaaggttttaaactatcatgtgttttttttgaatGAGTTTCAACTGTCAGCTACCTGAAACACTGAGGTTACCACTGCATCAAAAACACATGCGTGCAGCcaaccagccaatcaggaggcagGACGCAGGGACGCGACCATCAGAGCGTTTTGATGGTTTTATTATAGTCTGAGAAATAATCACAATTATTATGTATTAATTTGGAATTAATGTGGACCTTCTTATAAAATATTAATGTGTAATTTATTGCACATTCCTCCTGAAACATAAATAACACCGTGGTGAAATAATAAACAGTAATATATTGtgatattgatttaaaatgacttttgatGATATATAACCTTCTGCAatttgaacaataaaaaaatatcaagccAGAAGAATTGCTTAAatgtgcactatggagttttggtagagaaatgtgaaagttggagaagtgtacagattctgtgttttgtcaaagtcaactttattgtcaatttcaaaatatgtcagacatacagtggaatcgaaattgcgtttgtcgccgtcccgcggtgcaatacaaccaaaataaggtaacataagataaaataagataaataatatttacagtaataaattctaaattgtgcaaaatgtacaaaacaaaatggtaaatacaatgtaaagaaaaagtaaacttgtgcagtaaactgagtgtacttttgaatagatagcttcagagttattagtccagaggTTAGTTATTAGTTattatgttcataactctatacacaaactgtcctcagaggaacatgtggtccctgtaacactgtttgaagataaaatgcacGTGGGGAGTTACGGTGatgggcccgcaacagtgaaaccgtagttctcctggtagctttttagctccaaacagtgtccCAGggacccgtttttttttttttgggtctgGGTTACCACTGCAtcaaaaacacatgcatgcagccaatcaggaggcagGACGCAGGGACGCAACCATCAGAGCGTTTTGATGGTTTTATTATAgtctgagaaataaaatgatcacaaaatattaataatattaatgtGTAATTTATTGCTGCCTCCTGAAACATAAATAACACCGTGGTGAAATAATACAGggcaaaataataaattattgtGATATTGATTTAAAATTACGGTATCTTTTCTTTTGATGATATATAACCTTTTGCAATttgaacagtaaaaaaatatcaagCCAGAAGAATTGCTTAAaagtgcactatggagttttggtagggaaatgtgaaagttggaaaagtgtacagattctgtggtttatgttcataactctatacacaaacgtttacattattctatattttgtatattcaaatattttatttttttaaatttacattatattctattttactgtatatatgtgtattagcaATTTGAGTGTTATCGCATGGCCTTGCGGagcagtctttacatttcactgcacatctgtatgagcatgtggcaaataaaaatcttgaatctcgaaaaactgtcctcagaggaaaatgtagtCCCTGTAACCctatttgaagataaaatgcacgtgagaagttatggtgaaaccgtaactctcctggtagctttttagctcgaGTGtcccagggacccatttttatCTTTGAATAAAATTtatgtatttagttcagaaaataaagcatagaaatgtttcacttctccaactttaaaatgtcacttccaaATCGACACAGTGCACcttttaaattgtttaatatttcaataaagaaatgaagtgCTGTAagttaacaaatataaaagtgtGCCTGTTATAACTCAGTTTCTGTGCCGAACTGCTGCAATGTTTTGCACAATACTTGTGTCTGCAACATGTCCGTCCTGAAGCCAGATAAATCCTGAAAGTAATTCTTGTAACTACTAAATTGGCACCAATGTTGAGAGAGTAGCTGAAagcttgagcttcatctgacaGCATGCAAATGTTGTGAAGCATGACCACTACCTGTGTCTCCTTCCAGCAGgtcaaatgtacacatgctgagtgagaaatattttcttctttaaacactataattcattttttattgcGTTTATTTTAGACTCCTGCGATGTGTGatgtgcagatttattttttccaggaGGTTTTTGCAGACCGTGGGTCAGTTGTTTTGAATAGCTGACTtataataatagactttatttggcgTGAACATCACAcatacattggacgaaccagatgcattgtttaagtgttttagcaagcatgctagttctcaacacctgtccacaggaggctttagaaaggaaaacaattaagatagggagaaaagcgataaacagagaaaacaataatgggagaataaataaatagaaccgtagagcaaaggcagcatgatcaaacaataaaccagtcagaagctattcatgtgagcactgttgttttgattcactggtttattctttgtttacaaAGCCTTGCTGTCTCTCTGTAATATCAAACTAATGTCACACTGCCTTGGCACATTAAGCTGGTGTCACTTTGATTTTGCACCAAAAAAAACGCGCCTGCCCCTTTTTTCAGTGTAAGAACAGAAACACCTGATGTAGCGTGGCCTTTACACTTAATTAACCGTGATGTTTTAAACCGTGGTTAATAGTGTAACTCGTTATCTGCTGCAGTCATTGACAGGAGTCGGTGTCTAAAGCTTCAAaaaacgtttgcagcaggttcACTTTTTAAGGCCAAACTAGCGTTGTCACAGTACCAGAAGTTTCTCAGTATTTTCCTgtattgatgtttgttttaatacCACTGCAACATAAATAGTCCTGGGCAACCAacattgtacattttgtttcccATTATAAATAATTGCAAAACAAACCTCTTTACACTGTCTGAATGTGCTGAAGTATGCTCTCAATTTCTGATGGATTAATTAATCCTTAAATGCCCACGCATTTAATGaaatagatgtgtgttttttttaaagcatcagtACTATTCAAAACTTATCAATCGTCGATATGATAGATTGTATGGCTTTCAAACACTTGGTATCAaagttttgcacatttttacagcctCAGTCCAAACATCAGAACAGGAAGATCTGTGACTCTTTCTTGAGGAGGGATTATCAACAGGCTGTTTGAGTCTCTGACAGACTTCTGATTGCACAGCGGTCTCTACAGTTTAAAGAGAGTTGTTCCAAAACCCAGTGACCAGTCAGCTGCAGGTTGTCTCACTAAATATGGAACTTCAGATCTGATTGGATCAAAGTGACTGGAGGGAAACAGTTACTCAAAAAATCAAATATCTCTGAACAGAACGGTTGATCCTGTCAGCTGAGACGAGTCTACAGTGGGAGCCTGACACCTAAAGTTCACAGATCTGACCTTGGTGTCTGGTTCCAGATTCAGATGTTAGTAGGGCTGCAACcaactttgtatttttattttacagtaaatCAGTAAGAACTTGGTCTACACGTTGTCAGAAAGTTTTTTTGAAAACTGTCATGACAATTTGAAGCCAAATTGACGTCTTTATCGAAAAGCTTCTTTTAGGCCAAACAACATTTTAGATCCCAAAGACTCGTCGGTTAATCTAACcatgacaaagaaaagcagtGACTCTTCAAATGTGTGCAGAATAAACCAGCAAGTGTTTGAAATATgtgctttgaaatgaaaacaattgaCGGATTATTAAAACTATtggtgattgtttttcttttatttgactaGTTGATTCACGGCCGAAGATGTCCTctctttttcattcaaaatcaGAACAAAATGAGTCGAAGCACGACAGCTCATCATCTCCGGGCGTGACGGATCAGGAGAAAGAAGTGGCAGCGAGCGCCTACGACTCGTTCTCGGTAAATCCTCTCCTGACAAACTGGAAAAAATATCAGTCTGTTTCTCTGCTTCTGAATCGTCCCTCTTCATCTTCTTGTGATTTGTTGCACGTTCTCAGTGTGCTCATGTTTCCCTCTCTCAGGCGGGGAAGTACGAAGAGTCTCTGAAACAGCTGGAAGCCCTGCAGGAGCTGAACAAAGAG from Labrus mixtus chromosome 11, fLabMix1.1, whole genome shotgun sequence includes the following:
- the LOC132983318 gene encoding calcium homeostasis modulator protein 5-like isoform X1, with the translated sequence MCLVLSCEGTADGERPPASHTLSFLTFLSLFLCFSLFLFFLVERVQKLPPDTMDNFQTVLRFFLNQKATIGYSFMALLTIGGERIFTLVSFQCPCNHDQNFAYGLTFLLGPAAVLLLLGLFFSTKLWRLYTGCCLNPMKLCPRGNCFGCLRAFTSIFTGACVAPIMWLCVALLNGTFYECAVSGLDDNLVVDLFCKNKTMKCREELARVPCDRSRLSSDERMELLLMFRAQSQILGWSLVIIAAVVALLGTCYTNCRSKVSYLQLTFWKRYVEKEKERFDTYAMDYATKLAERNLQSFFENKAPEAFPFPSHKAWEEISAHYTFSRSEQRYSTLQHFVERTDRDFPSEKRPVLDSEYGIEMH
- the calhm6 gene encoding calcium homeostasis modulator protein 6 — protein: MDKFKTVLNIANQQTNLGIGMVALLTAGGEQIFSSVVFKCPCSQELNFVYGIVFLLVPALALLLLGYIISKKTWKLLTGLCCRRKERSCGWRKLFATGTILFQISTTALVAPSSWIAVALLNGNYFECAMTGVNASKARLCAGKPSAEQCQKELFRFPCGRAISGVPDADKDDVLLTLRAQSQIMGWLLIASIMLSNLLLGCMARCASPISYLQLKFWRMYAQEESCMIDSFSAKHAKELAERNLKSFFNRTPPEDIQTPSNKDWEKISSLYKFSNKDHYYSTLHRYVERKPEVDDSLMRMASMKSVDSDHGGINPPVLGFVDEGQIGV
- the LOC132983318 gene encoding calcium homeostasis modulator protein 5-like isoform X2 gives rise to the protein MKLPPDTMDNFQTVLRFFLNQKATIGYSFMALLTIGGERIFTLVSFQCPCNHDQNFAYGLTFLLGPAAVLLLLGLFFSTKLWRLYTGCCLNPMKLCPRGNCFGCLRAFTSIFTGACVAPIMWLCVALLNGTFYECAVSGLDDNLVVDLFCKNKTMKCREELARVPCDRSRLSSDERMELLLMFRAQSQILGWSLVIIAAVVALLGTCYTNCRSKVSYLQLTFWKRYVEKEKERFDTYAMDYATKLAERNLQSFFENKAPEAFPFPSHKAWEEISAHYTFSRSEQRYSTLQHFVERTDRDFPSEKRPVLDSEYGIEMH